One Hydrogenobaculum sp. 3684 genomic window, TTTATGGTGTTACTGGGGGTGGGGAGCCCCCACATTTTTTGTTTAGGAGTGGAATTTATGTATAAATTTTTATCTTATGATTTTATAAAAGCTTACAAAGATCAATGGAACAAAAACGAGAAACTTAAAAATGATCTTAAAAACTTCTCTGCTAAGCTAAAATATTATATAATCTCTAAAGAGAATGAAGCGGTAGAGCTTATAATAAAAAATGGAGAGGCTATAAGCTGTGGAATGGCAGACGGTAAAGATTACGATTTTGAAATGTGGGCTACATTGGAAGACTGGAAATCGCTTGCTACAGGGCAAATGGGACCAAAAGCTGCCATGCTTACAAAGAAGTTAAAGTTTAAGGGTTCTATGATAACAGCTATGAAATATATGGGAGCTTTTGAGGAGAGTTTGAGGATGATGGGTAGCGTAC contains:
- a CDS encoding SCP2 sterol-binding domain-containing protein — encoded protein: MYKFLSYDFIKAYKDQWNKNEKLKNDLKNFSAKLKYYIISKENEAVELIIKNGEAISCGMADGKDYDFEMWATLEDWKSLATGQMGPKAAMLTKKLKFKGSMITAMKYMGAFEESLRMMGSVPVDWNA